One part of the Trypanosoma brucei brucei TREU927 chromosome 4, complete sequence genome encodes these proteins:
- a CDS encoding receptor-type adenylate cyclase GRESAG 4, putative (similar to GB:AAF69135.1: adenylyl cyclase {Trypanosoma brucei} (PMID:11166383); similar to GB:CAD21877.1: ESAG4 {Trypanosoma brucei}), giving the protein MVTFMRELYVRDGAVTYVVFSLLLQVLTASSLANDKIQVKVYNMLYSNKISAKIYDPIIAGFNASITNGNPPSGANVEVVYVPPMDDSKYADFLNNETSFGENNKISIILGPVGDQNTLGLLKYFKEKNVTSFSPFTGSSKVRSWNPNLYFLTASPAAEMLALLRYAITQLRLHRLGFMYLKDVSYGDDEYKLAVELTTRMDRKLCGVFALKSQIEKESDDSSFSAEWNKFANTRPQGVIVFGSPIPDTKKFLIKSLEDERTKGGYLLIPSTLQYVIKNKWSEELGRDRFVPGKIIITGTNPLAKDDGYDAIKRFRGELANFLKVNGNNFSKDNWNVTLNANENNFTEQDTEGELMVSGWIAGEVLKQALSCREWLTSRDAFITSLYNQRRYVIDDIVVGDFGGECRGMAGERGASCLCNQGGNVVYMKKMEEDHRLYPMKEGVLALTSSRCYRDLSQLYAPLSGIMFKLTDDPKALRTAEAIYDGAFYVVGKGQLGHSDRFFLHWLSSKSHDTSTALYDEVEKRVVTAVFGVVDDSLLSTKGMAFIDPITLTPQLSNPRRNVIHLSPTLEQQLFVIVEHIIQNGAGKMHAIVRSGDTKDIGEMLNKTLDFFESSLSSFVASGEGSTLRDKLPTAGEVLVAGLISDDIPIILSHLGKHHNVRIFVPFFDVALLYDELVSAFRDKPFADRLLFATNLPHWGDKNTESDLVREFHRVVQNESKWKPLSLLGYVTARAMINVLQRMGHVTPEDLVDAIFSQSVITVDDMRYGPFDDKCTNGASFEEKHCAVNYGATHISVWSMSRVLNPSVSPVVTHVTPLMMDGYAKWFRLKRGHIAAIAVSCVVVLALFVTVLLLVIRSSRRNARDNNNAPKEPTDPVTLIFTDIESSTAQWAAHPEQMPDLVATHHRLIRSLITRYECYEVKTVGDSFMIACKSPFAAAQLACDLQRDFLNHDWKTTELDESYREFERKRAEDDSDYTPPTASLDPEVYRQLWNGLRVRVGIHTGLCDIRHDEVTKGYDYYGRTSNMAARTESVGNGGQVLMTRSTYLSLSGKEREQINVTPLGDVPLRGVPKPVEMYQLNAVPGRTFAALRLDRDVEDEENEESEGIFTDVSDICSSTHELCGSSLHVAQSLETVLGTLPATQRQRMLTSICERWRVPPPKSVKNRWDKATFRLAVHHIAVRAGPIMNVVIRNSTGTALSTERSSFALSHSICDVSQLGRQHPLPSVRFHTPMEVKEYLCMSPTDKFDFSIYSCSTIDINMFNGTLEKFDSREPLFGTSLGDNGKNS; this is encoded by the coding sequence ATGGTTACCTTCATGCGTGAATTGTATGTTAGGGATGGCGCAGTCACTTACGTAGTGTTTTCTCTGTTACTACAGGTGCTGACTGCATCATCACTTGCAAATGATAAAATACAGGTGAAGGTATACAACATGTTATACAGTAACAAGATTTCAGCAAAGATATATGATCCTATTATTGCAGGCTTCAACGCATCCATTACCAACGGAAACCCGCCGTCAGGTGCTAATGTGGAAGTGGTATATGTTCCCCCCATGGATGATTCTAAATATGCTGACTTTCTGAATAACGAAACATCATTTGgcgaaaacaataaaatatctATTATACTGGGACCTGTGGGTGACCAAAATACTCTAGGTCTCTTGAAAtatttcaaagaaaagaatgtgaCTAGTTTCTCACCCTTCACAGGATCCAGTAAAGTACGCAGTTGGAATCCTAATCTGTACTTCCTGACAGCATCACCCGCTGCTGAGATGCTTGCTCTTCTCCGTTATGCTATCACTCAGTTACGGTTACATCGGCTGGGTTTCATGTACTTGAAAGATGTCTcttatggtgatgatgaatatAAGCTTGCTGTGGAATTGACAACACGGATGGATCGCAAACTGTGCggtgtttttgcattgaAGAGTCAAATTGAAAAGGAATCGGATGACAGTAGCTTCAGTGCGGAGTGGAATAAGTTTGCAAATACTCGACCTCAGGGTGTGATTGTATTTGGCTCTCCAATCCCTGATACGAAGAAATTCCTAATTAAATCATTAGAAGATGAAAGGACAAAAGGTGGATATTTGCTCATACCCTCTACACTCCAATATGTCATCAAGAACAAGTGGTCAGAAGAATTGGGTAGAGACAGGTTTGTGCCTGgtaagataataataactgggACTAATCCACTTGCGAAGGATGATGGCTATGATGCAATCAAACGTTTTAGGGGTGAACTAGCTAACTTCCTAAAGGTAAACGGAAATAATTTTTCGAAAGATAATTGGAATGTTACCCTAAATGCTAACGAAAACAACTTCACCGAGCAAGACACTGAAGGTGAGCTGATGGTGAGTGGATGGATTGCTGGAGAGGTATTGAAACAGGCACTGAGTTGTCGCGAATGGCTAACTAGCAGGGATGCATTTATTACATCACTTTACAATCAACGTCGTTATGTAATTGatgatattgttgttggtgactttggtggtgagtgccgtGGTATGGCGGGTGAGCGGGGTGCATCATGTTTATGTAATCAGGGTGGGAATGTGGTGTACATGAAGAAGATGGAAGAGGATCATCGTCTGTACCCTATGAAGGAAGGTGTATTAGCTCTTACTTCATCTCGCTGCTATAGAGACCTGTCACAGCTGTACGCCCCATTGAGTGGCATCATGTTTAAACTAACTGATGACCCAAAGGCACTGCGTACTGCAGAGGCAATATACGATGGTGCcttttatgttgttggaaagggtcAACTTGGTCACTCTGATAGATTCTTTTTACACTGGCTATCCTCGAAATCTCATGATACTTCTACAGCTCTGtatgatgaagtggagaagcgagttgtaactgctgtgtttggtgttgtggatgattCGTTACTGTCGACGAAGGGTATGGCATTCATCGATCCCATAACACTCACACCACAACTGAGTAACCCCAGAAGGAATGTGATCCACCTGTCACCAACACTTGAGCAACAACTATTCGTGATAGTTGAGCATATCATACAAAATGGTGCTGGAAAGATGCATGCCATTGTGCGTAGTGGTGATACGAAAGATATTGGAGAGATGCTGAACAAAACACTTGACTTCTTTGAATCGTCATTAAGCTCCTTTGTTGCGAGTGGTGAAGGTTCTACTTTGAGAGACAAGCTACCGACTGCAGGTGAGGTATTAGTTGCAGGTCTCATCTCAGATGATATCCCCATAATCCTCTCTCACCTTGGCAAACACCATAATGTGCGTATCTTTGTCCCGTTCTTTGATGTTGCGTTACTCTATGATGAACTTGTGAGTGCCTTCCGTGACAAGCCATTTGCTGACCGTCTGCTATTCGCAACGAATCTGCCACATTGGGGAGATAAGAACACGGAATCCGATTTGGTACGTGAGTTCCACAGAGTTGTACAGAATGAGTCGAAGTGGAAGCCATTGTCATTACTTGGATATGTCACCGCACGTGCAATGATAAATGTCCTGCAACGTATGGGACATGTAACGCCGGAGGACCTTGTAGACGCCATCTTCAGCCAATCTGTCATTACAGTTGATGATATGCGATATGGTCCTTTTGATGACAAGTGTACTAACGGAGCTTCATTTGAAGAGAAACACTGTGCTGTGAACTATGGTGCGACGCATATTTCTGTATGGTCGATGTCACGTGTTCTGAATCCTTCCGTGTCTCCTGTGGTGACTCACGTCACACCATTGATGATGGATGGTTACGCTAAATGGTTTCGACTTAAGAGAGGACACATTGCTGCTATTGCAGTCAGCTGCGTTGTTGTATTGGCACTGTTTGTTACGGTTCTGTTACTTGTCATAAGATCATCACGCCGGAACGCccgtgacaataataatgctcCCAAGGAACCAACAGACCCCGTAACATTAATATTCACTGATATCGAGAGCAGTACAGCGCAGTGggcagcacaccctgagcAAATGCCTGACCTTGTGGCAACACATCACCGTTTGATCCGCTCCCTCATCACACGGTATGAGTGCTACGAAGTGAAAACTGTTGGAGACTCTTTTATGATTGCGTGTAAAAGTCCCTTCGCTGCTGCACAACTCGCATGTGACTTGCAACGTGATTTTCTAAACCATGACTGGAAGACCACTGAGCTTGATGAGTCTTACCGTGAATTCGAACGAAAGCGTGCGGAAGATGACAGTGATTACACACCACCAACTGCGAGCCTGGACCCTGAGGTTTATCGGCAACTGTGGAATGggttgcgtgtacgtgtgggGATTCATACTGGATTGTGTGATATTCGTCATGATGAAGTAACGAAAGGTTACGACTATTATGGACGCACATCCAACATGGCAGCACGCACGGAGAGTGTTGGTAAcggtggtcaggtgctgatgacgcGCTCAACATACCTGTCACTGAGTGGTAAAGAGCGTGAGCAAATTAATGTAACGCCTTTGGGTGATGTGCCGCTACGTGGTGTGCCGAAGcctgtggaaatgtaccagttgAATGCTGTACCTGGCCGTACCTTTGCTGCTCTGCGCCTTGACCGTGACGttgaggatgaggaaaatgaagaaagtgaaggaataTTTACTGATGTAAGCGATATCTGCTCTTCTACACATGAGTTATGTGGTTCCTCGTTGCATGTTGCACAGTCCCTTGAGACTGTACTTGGCACACTCCCTGCTACCCAGCGACAGAGGATGCTCACATCTATTTGTGAACGCTGGCGTGTCCCTCCACCTAAAAGTGTGAAGAATAGGTGGGATAAGGCAACATTCCGGCTCGCTGTGCATCACATTGCAGTAAGAGCTGGACCAATTATGAATGTCGTTATACGTAATAGCACAGGTACAGCTTTATCAACGGAAAGAAGTTCATTTGCTTTATCTCATAGCATTTGCGATGTTAGCCAGTTAGGACGGCAGCATCCACTACCTTCCGTTCGCTTTCACACACCGATGGAAGTAAAAGAATACCTATGTATGTCACCGACTGACAAATTCGACTTTTCGATATACTCTTGTAGTACAATAGATATTAATATGTTTAACGGCACCTTGGAGAAATTTGATTCACGTGAACCATTATTTGGCACATCTCTCGGGGacaatggaaaaaatagTTGA
- a CDS encoding receptor-type adenylate cyclase GRESAG 4, putative (similar to GB:CAD21877.1: ESAG4 {Trypanosoma brucei}) gives MLKLLLLPLLFHTTASAAQINVNIYNMLYSNKISAKIYDPITAGFNASITNGRSHLGANVKVVYVPPMDDSKYADYLEKHMTTHDGEELPVILGPVGDKNTLGLLKYFKEKNVTSFSPFTGSSKVRSWNPNLYFLTASPAAEMLALLRYAITQLRLHRLGFMYLKDVSYGDDEYELAVELTTRMDRKFCGVFALKSQIGKESDDSSFSAEWNKFANTRPQGVIVFGSPIPDTKRFLMKSLDDRRTRGGYLLIPSTLQYVIKNKWAKELGRDRFVPDKIIITGTNPLAKDDGYDAIKRFRGDMAKYLKEKKDILSGTGHWNVNLNVDESNFTEQDTEAELMVSGWIAGEVLKQTVTYTEWLTSRDAFITSLYNQRRYVIDDIVVGDFGGECRGMAGERGASCLCNQGGNVVYMKKMGKDLRLHPMKEGVLTLTSSRCYRDLSQLYAPLSGIMFKLTDDPKALRTAEAIYDGAFYVVGKGQLGHSDRFFLHWLSSKSHDTSTALYDEVEKRVVTAVFGVVDDSLLSTKGMAFIDPITLTPQLSNPRRNVIHLSPTLEQQLFVIVEHIIQNGTGKMHAIVRSGDTRGVRKVLQKTLDIFNASLSSFVASGEGSTLRDKLPTAGEVLVAGLISDDIPIILSHLGKHHNVRIFVPFFDVALLYDELVSAFRDKPFADRLLFATNLPHWGDKNTESDLVREFHRVVQNESKWKPLSLLGYVTARAMINVLQRMGHVTPEELVDAIFSQSVITVDDMRYGPFDDKCTNGASFEEKHCAVNYGATHISVWSMSRVLNPSVSLVVTQVTPAMLKNENSGPTMKTGHIAAIAVSCAVVLALFVTVLVLVIRSSRRNARDNNNAPKEPTDPVTLIFTDIESSTAQWAAHPEQMPDLVATHHRLIRSLITRYECYEVKTVGDSFMIACKSPFAAAQLACDLQRDFLNHDWKTTELDESYREFERKRAEDDSDYTPPTASLDPEVYRQLWNGLRVRVGIHTGLCDIRHDEVTKGYDYYGRTSNMAARTESVGNGGQVLMTLAAYHALSTLEREQINVTPLGDVPLRGVPKPVEMYQLNAVPGRTFAALRLDREAEEEGKESEGIFTDVSDICSSTHELCGSSLHVAQSLDTVFSTLPATQRQRMLTSICERWRVPPPKSVKNRWDKATFRLVIRHIAVRAGPVMSVNIRNAAAAAVCAERKPCPPSHSICDVSQLGRQHPLPSVRIEAPMEVTEYLCMSPTDKFDFSIYSCSTIDINMFNGTLEKFDSREPLFGTSLGDNGKNS, from the coding sequence ATGCTTAAATTACTTCTACTGCCATTACTCTTCCACACAACAGCATCAGCAGCACAGAttaatgtaaatatatacaacATGTTATACAGTAACAAGATTTCAGCAAAGATATATGATCCTATTACTGCAGGCTTCAACGCATCCATTACCAACGGAAGGTCCCATTTAGGTGCTAATGTGAAAGTGGTATATGTTCCACCCATGGATGATTCTAAATATGCTGACTATCTCGAGAAACACATGACAACCCATGATGGTGAGGAACTCCCTGTTATACTGGGACCTGTGGGTGATAAAAACACTCTAGGTCTCTTGAAAtatttcaaagaaaagaatgtgaCTAGTTTCTCACCCTTCACAGGATCCAGTAAAGTACGCAGTTGGAATCCTAATCTGTACTTCCTGACAGCATCACCCGCTGCTGAGATGCTTGCTCTTCTCCGTTATGCTATCACTCAGTTACGGTTACATCGGCTGGGTTTCATGTACTTGAAAGATGTTTcttatggtgatgatgaatatGAGCTTGCTGTGGAATTGACAACACGGATGGATCGCAAATTCTGTggtgtttttgcattgaAGAGTCAAATTGGTAAGGAATCGGATGACAGTAGCTTCAGTGCAGAGTGGAATAAGTTTGCAAATACTCGACCTCAGGGTGTGATTGTATTTGGCTCTCCAATCCCTGATACGAAAAGATTTCTAATGAAATCATTAGATGACCGCAGGACGAGAGGCGGATATTTGCTCATACCCTCTACACTCCAATATGTCATCAAGAACAAGTGGGCAAAGGAATTGGGTAGAGACAGGTTTGTGCCTGataagataataataactgggACTAATCCACTTGCGAAGGATGATGGCTATGATGCAATCAAACGTTTTAGGGGTGATATGGCAAAGtacctgaaggaaaagaaagatattcTGAGTGGCACCGGACATTGGAATGTTAACTTAAATGTTGACGAAAGCAACTTCACCGAGCAAGACACTGAAGCTGAGCTGATGGTGAGTGGATGGATTGCTGGAGAGGTATTGAAACAGACGGTCACATACACCGAATGGCTAACTAGCAGGGATGCATTTATTACATCACTTTACAATCAACGTCGTTATGTAATTGatgatattgttgttggtgactttggtggtgagtgccgtGGTATGGCGGGTGAGCGGGGTGCATCATGTTTATGCAATCAGGGTGGGAATGTGGTGTACATGAAGAAGATGGGAAAGGATCTCCGTCTACATCCTATGAAGGAAGGTGTATTAACTCTTACTTCATCTCGCTGTTATCGAGACCTGTCACAGCTGTACGCCCCATTGAGTGGCATCATGTTTAAACTAACTGATGACCCAAAGGCACTGCGTACTGCAGAGGCAATATACGATGGTGCcttttatgttgttggaaagggtcAACTTGGTCACTCTGATAGATTCTTTTTACACTGGCTATCCTCGAAATCTCATGATACTTCCACAGCTCTGtatgatgaagtggagaagcgagttgtaactgctgtgtttggtgttgtggatgattCGTTACTGTCGACGAAGGGTATGGCATTCATCGATCCTATAACACTCACACCACAACTGAGTAACCCCAGAAGGAATGTGATCCACCTGTCACCAACACTTGAGCAACAACTATTCGTGATAGTTGAGCATATCATACAAAATGGTACAGGAAAGATGCATGCCATTGTGCGTAGTGGTGATACGAGAGGagttaggaaagtgttgcaaAAAACGCTTGATATCTTTAACGCGTCATTAAGCTCCTTTGTTGCGAGTGGTGAAGGTTCTACTTTGAGAGACAAGCTACCGACTGCAGGTGAGGTGTTGGTTGCAGGTCTCATCTCAGATGATATCCCCATAATCCTCTCTCACCTTGGCAAACACCATAATGTGCGTATCTTTGTCCCGTTCTTTGATGTTGCGTTACTCTATGATGAACTTGTGAGTGCCTTCCGTGACAAGCCATTTGCTGACCGTCTGCTATTCGCAACGAATCTGCCACATTGGGGAGATAAGAACACGGAATCCGATTTGGTACGTGAGTTCCACAGAGTTGTACAGAATGAGTCGAAGTGGAAGCCATTGTCATTACTTGGATATGTCACCGCACGTGCAATGATAAATGTCCTGCAACGTATGGGACATGTAACACCGGAGGAGCTTGTAGACGCCATCTTCAGCCAATCTGTCATTACAGTTGATGATATGCGATATGGTCCTTTTGATGACAAGTGTACTAACGGAGCTTCATTTGAAGAGAAACACTGTGCTGTGAACTATGGTGCGACGCATATTTCTGTATGGTCGATGTCACGTGTTCTGAATCCTTCCGTGTCTCTTGTGGTGACTCAGGTCACTCCTGCAAtgttaaaaaatgaaaacagcgGACCCACAATGAAGACGGGACACATTGCTGCTATTGCAGTCAGCTGCGCTGTTGTATTGGCACTGTTTGTTACGGTTCTGGTACTTGTCATAAGATCATCACGCCGGAACGCccgtgacaataataatgctcCCAAGGAACCAACAGACCCCGTAACATTAATATTCACTGACATCGAGAGCAGTACAGCGCAGTGggcagcacaccctgagcAAATGCCTGACCTTGTGGCAACACATCACCGTTTGATCCGCTCCCTCATCACACGGTATGAGTGCTACGAAGTGAAAACTGTTGGAGACTCTTTTATGATTGCGTGTAAAAGTCCCTTCGCTGCTGCACAACTCGCATGTGACTTGCAACGTGATTTTCTAAACCATGACTGGAAGACCACTGAGCTTGATGAGTCTTACCGTGAATTCGAACGAAAGCGTGCGGAAGATGACAGTGATTACACACCACCAACTGCGAGCCTGGACCCTGAGGTTTATCGGCAACTGTGGAATGggttgcgtgtacgtgtgggGATTCATACTGGATTGTGTGATATTCGTCATGATGAAGTAACGAAAGGTTACGACTATTATGGACGCACATCCAACATGGCAGCACGCACGGAGAGTGTTGGTAAcggtggtcaggtgctgatgacCCTTGCGGCGTATCATGCACTAAGTACTTTGGAACGTGAGCAAATTAATGTAACGCCTTTGGGTGATGTGCCGCTACGTGGTGTGCCGAAGcctgtggaaatgtaccagttgAATGCTGTACCTGGCCGTACCTTTGCTGCTCTGCGCCTTGACCGTgaagctgaggaggaaggcaaagaaagtgaaggaataTTTACTGATGTAAGCGATATTTGCTCTTCTACACATGAGTTATGTGGTTCCTCGTTGCATGTTGCACAGTCCCTTGACACTGTTTTTAGTACTCTCCCTGCTACCCAGCGACAGAGGATGCTCACATCTATTTGTGAACGCTGGCGTGTCCCTCCACCTAAAAGTGTGAAGAATAGGTGGGATAAAGCAACATTCCGGCTCGTTATACGTCATATTGCAGTAAGAGCTGGGCCGGTAATGAGTGTCAATATACGCAATGCCGCAGCTGCAGCAGTATGCGCGGAAAGAAAGCCGTGTCCTCCATCTCATAGCATTTGCGATGTTAGCCAGTTAGGACGGCAGCATCCACTACCTTCCGTTCGAATTGAAGCACCGATGGAAGTAACAGAATACCTATGTATGTCACCGACTGACAAATTCGACTTTTCGATATACTCTTGTAGTACAATAGATATTAATATGTTTAACGGCACCTTGGAGAAATTTGATTCACGTGAACCATTATTTGGCACATCTCTCGGGGacaatggaaaaaatagTTGA